From the genome of Vibrio porteresiae DSM 19223, one region includes:
- the astA gene encoding arginine N-succinyltransferase, whose protein sequence is MLVVRPIAMSDYDALHICAVESGYGFTSLPVNEEMLKTRIQHSEYSFAKPEVTEPGDEGYLMVGFDSETGEIAGTTGIEAAVGWDVPCYSYHISTIVHSSRRLKVKNVVKLLTLGNNYTGCSEICTLFLRPQFRQGLNGRLMSKCRFLMLAEHPERFSKTIFAEMRGVSDEEGNSPFWQWLQQHFFSIDFTMADYLTGIGNKGFIADLMPKLPIYINLLSKEAQAVIGQVHENTKPALRLLEKEGFVCRNYVDIFDAGPTVECDRDHIESVQHSQRLKVKVAEHTSSQNYLIANTSFRHFRATAAKAAVSWENHSAILAPDVAQALGVESGDYVRVLAQ, encoded by the coding sequence ATGCTAGTTGTTCGCCCTATCGCAATGTCCGATTATGATGCTCTCCACATTTGTGCGGTGGAGTCCGGTTATGGGTTTACTTCGCTTCCTGTTAATGAGGAAATGTTAAAAACTCGCATCCAACATTCCGAATACAGTTTTGCCAAACCGGAAGTCACTGAACCGGGAGACGAAGGTTACTTGATGGTCGGTTTCGACAGTGAAACTGGAGAAATCGCTGGAACGACAGGTATCGAAGCGGCGGTCGGATGGGATGTTCCTTGTTACTCTTATCACATCAGCACTATCGTTCATTCTTCACGTCGACTCAAAGTCAAAAACGTAGTTAAGCTACTGACTCTTGGTAATAACTACACCGGGTGCAGCGAAATCTGCACGCTCTTCTTACGTCCTCAATTTCGCCAAGGCCTCAATGGTCGCTTGATGTCTAAATGTCGCTTTTTAATGTTGGCAGAACATCCTGAACGTTTTTCTAAAACCATTTTTGCTGAGATGCGTGGTGTCTCTGATGAAGAGGGTAATTCTCCATTTTGGCAATGGCTACAACAGCACTTTTTCTCCATCGATTTCACGATGGCGGACTATTTGACTGGGATTGGTAATAAAGGGTTTATTGCCGATTTGATGCCTAAATTGCCTATTTATATCAACTTGTTAAGTAAAGAAGCTCAAGCGGTTATCGGTCAGGTTCACGAGAACACGAAACCTGCTTTACGTTTGTTGGAAAAAGAAGGTTTTGTCTGCCGTAACTATGTCGACATCTTTGATGCGGGTCCAACTGTTGAGTGCGATCGCGATCATATCGAATCAGTACAACATTCACAGCGTTTGAAAGTGAAAGTGGCAGAGCATACCAGTTCACAAAATTACCTTATCGCGAATACCTCATTTCGACATTTTCGTGCAACTGCGGCAAAAGCGGCGGTGAGCTGGGAGAACCACAGTGCAATTTTGGCACCTGATGTCGCTCAGGCCTTAGGGGTGGAAAGTGGCGACTACGTCCGAGTGCTAGCGCAATAA